GGAGGGCCTTTCACCGGGGAGCTTTTCGCCGAGGGCCCCCCTCTCGTGCGGGACTCGCCGGTCGTTGTCCTCCTCGCCGGTGGGCCAGGACCACTCACCGGTGCCGGACTGCCCCGAGGAGGTCTGGTGATAGGCGTCCTCGGGTGACGGGTGGAACCACTGTGGTGCGGAGTCGGTGAGCATCGCGGGTGAACCGGTTCGGGGGGCTATCGCGTGAACAACGGTCGGCGCGCTGTCCGAGTAACGCTGTTCCGGCCCCTCTTCCGAGGCGAAGTCGTCGAAGTGCAGCGATGCCCCGGACGACTCGTCCTCCTCGGTGCTTTCCACGTACTCCTGGCCCTCCGGAGGTTCGAAGAGACCGCGGAACCTGTCCGACGGCTCCGGATCCCGCTGCTGGGGGGCCCGCTGCTGGGGATCCCACTGCTGGCTCGCGGAGCGGACCGGCTCGGCAGCGGCCGGGGGGTCCGGTTGGGAAACCGGCGCGGAGGGCGGTGTCGGAGCCTGCGGCCGCGAGTTCCCCTGCTCCGGAGGCCGGGAACGGTCACCGCTCTGGGACGGAGGCTGGGTGGGAGTCGCCGGGGAGCCACCACGCTGCTGGGTCGGCAGCGAGGGGGGCTCCCCCAGATCGAACCGGGGCAGACCACCTTCCAGGATCTGATGACGGTTGGCCCCGTTGGCATTGGCCCCGTTCGCACGGGGCGCGGAGGTCTGTTCGTCGCCGCTGCGGTGCTGTTCATCGCCGCTGCGGGACCGCTCGTCACCCTGCTGTCCCGGCTGCTCCGTGGCGGTGCTGCCGGAGCTGTCCTGACCGGGGGCGGACAGCCGCTGTTCGATGGTGGAAGGGCTCGGCTCGGGCGTGGACCGCACGGTGGACTGCGCGGAACCGTCGGGAATGACCAGGTCGGGCGGAATCCGGACCGTAGCGCGAACTCCGTCGACGTCGTCCCCGCCGTGCAACCGCACCGTGATGCCGTGCCTGCCCGCCAACCGCGCGATGACCAGCAGCCCCATTCGCCGGGAGGTTGACAGGTCGTACTCGTCGAAGGAGGCCAGCCGGTCGTTGGCCTCGGCGAGTTCCTGTTCCCCCATGCCGATCCCGTGGTCGAGCACGTCGATGGTCAACGAGGAGTCCTCGGACTGATGGCTGGAGACCGTGACCGAGGTCTCGGGGGAGGAGAAGTTCGCGGCGTTGTCGAGCAACTCGGCCATCAACCGCACCAGGTCGCTGCCCGCGTAGCCGACCAACCGGGCCGCCGGGGGCGACTGCACCACCACACGGGGATAGTGCTCGATCTCGGAGATCGCGGCACGGAGCACGTCGGACAGCTGCACCGGCTGGGTGAACCGGCGTGCCATGTCGCTGCCGGACAGCACCATGAGGTTCTCGTTGTTGCGCCGCATCCTGGTGGCGAGGTGGTCGAGCCGGAACAGTGTCGCCAGCTGGTCCGGGTCGTCCTCGTCGTGCTCGAGTTGCTCGAACAGTCGCAGCTGACGCTCCAGCAGGCTCTGACTGCGCCGGGAGACGTTGACGAAGGAGTCACTGTAACCGCGCCGCAGGTTCGCCTGCTCCGAGGCGAGGTAAAGGGCCTGGCGGTTGACCTCGTCGAAGGCGCGGGCCACCTGACCGACCTCCTCGGTGGTCCGCACCGGCACCGCGTCGACCTCCACATCGGATTCGGAGGACCCGTGCCGGATGCGGTCGACGGCACGGGGCAACTGCTCGTCAGCGGCGTGCAGCGCGCCGCGGCGCAGCTGATCCAGCGACCTGAGCAGATTGCGCCCCATCACGACGATGATGGCCGCGGCCACGATCAGCCCCGCGACCATGATCACGGTGGTCAGTCCGGCCCGGTCGCTGGCTTCGTCGTACAACGAGTAAGCGCGCTGGTTGAACTGCTTCGACAGCTCGTAGCGCACCTGGGTGGTGCTGTTGATCAGATTGTCGGAAAGCTGGTTCCACTGGTCCAGCGTCAGGGAGGAGCGCACTTCGTCGATCCGGATCGCCCGCATGAGCTGATCCTCGGTCTCCAGCCACCGCTGCATGACGTCGCTGTTGACGACCTCCCTGGCCTGTCTCGGCTCGGAGTTGGCCACGGACTCGAAACTGGTTATCCGCGAGTCCAGCCGGGCCCTGGAGTCGTTGAGCGCGTCGGTCAGGTCGGGAGTGAAATCGCTCCGGGGCAGCGCGGCGTCCACCAGGGCACGTTGGATCCGGATCTCGTCCTCGGCCCTGGAGAGTTCGTGCAGCGCGCTGATCGTGCTGTAGAGCCTCGAATCGTCGATGGTGTTGATGACCGCGCGCTCCATCGACAGCAACGAACTGATGATCTCGTTGTAGGTGCCGATCGCGTCGACGGGCCGCAGCGAACCGGTCATCACTCCCTCGCGCAGTTCGCGCAGTTTCCCGAGCTGCCCGCGGAGTTGGTCGAACTGCGCCGAGGTCACCGGGCTGAACTTCTGCACGTTGTCCAGCACCTGGGGTGCCTTCTTCACGAATTCGGTGACCTTCGCGTACTGCTTCTGGTACTCTTGGCGCGCGCCGGGGGCCTCACCGAGCAGCTCGGCGGCCCTGGTGCGCTCGGTCTGCAGTCCGGTCAGCAGCGGCTGGATGCTGTCCCGCGCCTCGGTGAGCCTGCTGATCTCCTTGTAACGATTCGCCTGGGAAACCTCGTCGTTGATCTGGAAGACACCGAGCGCGAGCACGAACACGACCGGAACGAGCACGACGGCCCCGAGCTTGACCGGGATCCGCCAGTTCCGCCAGTCGCGCAGTGAGGCTCGCCGCGCACCACCGGGCCTGTTCCGCGCGGCTCGGGTGTCTCGGACCTGTTCCCGCTTCGCCCGTCGTGCCGCCGCACTCACGAAAGCTCCCGAAAGTCAAGCTGTCGTTCGTCCTGCTCTGTCACGGTGCGGTCCCTTCCGAACGAACAAATCGTAGGAGAACGGCGCCTGTGCCACCCGGCCGAGTGAAGGCATATCCCCGTGTTCTCCGAGTCCCTCCGAGCGCATCCCGGATCACTTCGGTACGCGATATTCTGGGCGGGCGTGATCCCCACAATACGCTCCGTCACCAATAGTCGCGTACCGCGAGGGTCACTTCACCAGCCTTTTCGAACGGGTGACGCGCGGCTTGTGGCCATCTCGGATTGTAAAGATAGCGGACAAGGTACCGATCGCGGGGCGACTTTTCCACCCCGCCCGCCTGAACAGGACATCCGGGCACATACAAGATCATGTTTTGGGTTTGCCCGGCAGCGTGACACACGAAGGACGGAGAAAGTTCGCACAAGGTGTCGAACCGCATTATCCTAGCGTGTTCGACCGACTGTGAAAACCGGGACAGGTGCGACGCCGTCGAGCCACTGTGGTACTCATCGGTAATGGCCCATGAGCTGCGACACGACAGAGCGAGACCCCTCGGCCATGCCCCGGAGTCCGGACTGTACATCCGTCCAACTACGGCGGAGGAAGCAACAGGATTCCCCCGATAGCGGGAACAAGGACGTAGTATGTTGCGCTGACCGGACAGGCTCCGGCGGGCCGACACCACGGCCGGGAGGCGTCGCGATTCGCGTCGGCTGTCGACGTGGTCGTCCCGAACACACCGAATCGGCACAACCCCACCGACACAGTTCACCGGCTTCGGAAGAAGGGCGCATGAGCAACACGACGCCACCACCACTGCGCGCGCGGCACGGGGAGCGAAGCGAGAAAACGCATGCTTCCTTCGGCGGTATCGAGAAAAGCGCGGCACTCGGCGGAAAAACCGGCCCCGATTTCGCCGGAATTGCGGGATCGGCGGAATTCGGTGAACTGCGTTCACGGCTGAAGCGCTTCGTGTTGCCGATGACCGTGTTGTTTCTCGTCCTGTATCTCGGGTACGTACTACTGGCCGCCTACGCGCCGGACTTCATGGGCGAACCGGTCTTCGGCAACATCAATGTCGGCTTGTTGTTCGGGGTCGGACAGTTCGTTTCCACGCTCCTGATCACCACGCTCTACGTCAAGTTCGCCGAGCGGCGGGTGGATCCCGAGGTGGACAAGCTGCGGGAGACCGCCGGTGGTGGTCAGCCGTGAACACACTGGCGCAACAGCAGTCCCCGCTCGGCGACACCAGCCCCGTCGTCAACATCAGCGTGTTCGCCGGGTTGATTCTGCTCACACTGCTGATCGCCTACCGGGCCAGCAGCAGCGGGAACACCAGCGACTACTTCGCGGCGGGGGGAACCTTCTCCGGTGCGCAGAACGGAGTCGCGCTTTCCGGTGACTTCCTGTCCGCTGCCTCGTTCCTCGGCATCGCCGGTGCCATCGCGGTACACGGCTACGACGGGTTCCTCTACTCGATCGGCTTTCTCGTGGCCTGGCTGGTGAACCTGCTGCTGGTCGCGGAGCGACTGCGCAACACCGGCCGGTTCACCATGGGCGACGTGCTCAGCTTCCGGATGCGCCGACGTCCGGTGCGCGCCGCGGCCGCCGTTTCCACCCTGTTCATCACGATCGCCTACATGGTCGCGCAGATGGCGGGAGCGGGCGATCTGGTGGCCCTGCTGCTGGACATTCACAGCGGTGCGGGACAGGCCCTGGTGATCGCCGTGGTCGGCGTGGTCATGGTCGGCTACGTGCTCATCGGCGGCATGAAGGGCACCACGTGGGTGCAGATACTGAAAGCGGTCATGCTGCTGCTGTCGGTGGCACTGATAACACTCTTCCTGCTGGGCAAGTTCGGCTTCAACTTCAGCAGCCTGATGCAGCGCGCCGCCGAGAACAACCCGCTCGGCGAAGGCATGTTCGCCCCGGGCGCCCAGTACGGCGAAAGCGCACTGACGAAGCTGGACTTCGTATCGCTGTCGATGGCCCTGGTGCTCGGCGTGGCCGGACTGCCCCACGTGCTGATGCGGTTCTACACGGTGCCGAACTCGCGGGAAGCGCGCCGATCGGTCGTGTGGGCCACCTGGTTGATGTCGCTGTTCTACCTCTGCACGCTGGTCATCGGATTCGGCGCGGCGGCACTGGTGGGTACCGAGACCATCAACAACGCGCCGGGTGGCGAGAACTCCGCCGCTCCGCTGCTAGCCTACGAGATCGGCGGGACGGTACTACTCGGTGTGATCTCCGCGGTGGCCTTCGCGACCATCCTCGCCGTGGTCGCGGGCCTGACCCTGACGGCGTCCGCCTCGTTCGCGCACGACTTCTACGCCAACGTGATGCGCGGCGGCAAGGCCGACCCGGCCTCCGAGGTCAGGGTGGCGCGCATCACCGCGATGGTCATAGGTGTCGCGGCCATCCTGGGTGGAATCCTGGTCAACGGGCAGAACATCGCCTTCCTCGTGGGACTGGCCTTCGCGATCGCCGCCTCCGCGAACCTGTCCACTCTGGTGTTCACGCTGTTCTGGAAGCGGTTCAACACCAGCGGAACCCTGTGGGGGATGTACGGCGGGCTCGCGTCCTGTCTGCTGCTCATGCTGTTCTCCCCGGTGTTCTCCGGGTCCGCCGACTCCGTCTTCCCCTCGGTGGACTTCAGTTTCTTCCCGCTGAGCAACCCGGGTCTCGTGTCGATCCCGATGTCGTTCCTGTGCGGTGTCATCGGCACCCTCGTACGGCCGCGTTCCGCCGATCCGGAGGACTTCGACGCGATGAAGGTGCGCTCGCTGACCGGTATCGGTTCGCGGGACGTGGTGCACTGACGGGTCGCCGTGGTCGGCGGGATCTCGTCGGCCCGGTTTCCGCGGGGGTCGCTCGGTGCGGCCCCCGCCGGGTCTCGTGCCGCCGGGTCTCGTGCCGCCGCCTCTCGCGCCGGAACCGCACCGCCCCGTCCGGTTCCGGCGCCGTCAGGGGTTCCGACACCGTCAGGGGTTCCGACACCGTTCCGCGCTGGCCGCGTTCGGCTCCGCCGGTGTTCAGTCCGAACGGCGCACGAACTCGGCCACTACGCGGCCCAGTTCGGCGCCCGCGTCCTCCTGGAGGAAGTGACCGGCTTCCGCGATGGTCGCGTGTCGCTGTCCGGCAGCGCCCGGCAGCAGTTTGCGCAGCACCGGCCCCATGGCCGCGGTGATCGGATCACTGTCGCTGAACGCGGTCAGCACGGGTGTGTCGTCCGCCGCCAGCGCTCGCCACGCGGCACGGTTCGCCTCGGTGGCCGGATCGTCCGGGTTGGTCGGCACCAGGCCCGGCATGGCGCGCGGCCCGGCCTTGTAGGACTCGTCCGGGAACGGCGCGTCGTAGGCGGCGCGTACTTCCGGCGACATCGGTCGGGCACATCCGCTCGCCACCAGCCGTCCGACGTCGAGGGTTTCCGCCTGCTCCACGGCCCTGCGGAACCGCCACCACACCTCGGGCATGTCGTGATCGCCGGTGGGCATGCCGGTGTTGGCCGCTACAGCACCCGAGAACCTGTCCGGGTGCTCCGCGAGCAGCCGCAGTCCCAGCAGCCCGCCCCAGTCCTGCCCCACCAGGGTGAGCTCACGCAGGTCGAGCACGTCGAAGGCGAACTGGCGCAGCCACTCGACGTGCCGCGCGTAGCTGTGGTCGCCGATCTCGGACGGCTTGTCCGAACGACCGAAACCGACGAGATCGGGAGCGATGGCCCTGATGCCCGCCTCCGCCAGCACCGACATGACGTCGCGGTAGAGGAAGGACCAGCTCGGCTCCCCGTGCAGCAGCAGCACCGTCGGGCCGTCCGCCGGACCGGCCGCGACGTAGGCCATGCGCAGCGTTCCGCCGTCCTGATCGGACAGCTCGACGTGGTGGGGGCGGTGCTCGAAGCCGACGACGCCGGCGAAACCCTCTTCGGGAGTGGTCAGTACACGCATGCGGTGACGCTACAACCGCTTTCGTGACGGCGTCCACGGAACCGCTCCGTTCCACAAGCCCCGGAACCGGGAACACTCAGTGCTCCCGAACCGCCACACGAGGTGCCGGAACGGTGCTAATCTCGGGAAAGGCTCGGTTCCGAGCTCTCGCCGGAATTTCCGGGGCGCCCGGGGTGTCCCGGCTGCGGACAACACCTCCAGGAGTCCCGGCCCACGATGTCCAACGGCACCACGACGGCCAGGCGCACTCCGGTCATGCCCGCCTGGACCATCTGGGTGGGCGCTCTCGTGCTGCTGTTGGTGGCGAGCCTGTCGATGTGGTTGCTGCTGGAGTCGTTCGGCAGCGGCAGCGATCGGGACAAGGCCCGGCTGGAAACCGTCAAGGTCGCGGGCAGCATCGTGCTGGGAACCGGTGGAGGGGTCGCACTGCTGCTGGCCGCACGCAGGCAGCGGGCCACCGAGCTCTCGCTCGACCAGAAGGAACGAGCGGCTGCCGACGCCAGACACGACGCCACCGAGCGGCACGCGGAACACCGGCCGGGCGCGGCGGCTGGGACTGCGTCCGCCCACCCGCCGGATGAACCGCGCACAACCCTCGCTGCTCGTGCCGATCAACGGCCTAGAGGCGGGTGACGAGCTGGAGGAGCAGCAGCAGGAGGAGCAGGTGAGGCGTACCGCGCAGCGGCTGATCTGCTCCCACCTCCGACCGGATCCGGACGCGAGCGGGGAGCCGACCAATCCGAAGTTCTGGCACGACATCAGTCTCGACCTGACCACCGCGACCCTGCAGGACTGGAACCTGGTGGACTGCCGGGTGCATCACGTGCGGCTGGACCGCGCGCGGTTTCTCGGCCCCGCCGTGTTCGACCGGGCCGAGTTCACCGGGCAGGTTCGCGCCAGGGAGACGGTGTTCCAACACGAGGCGTGGTTCGCCGACACCACGTTCCGGCGGTTCGTACGGCTGGACCGCACGGAGTTCCACGCCGAGGCCGATTTCGACCGGGCGGTGTTCGAGGAGTGGCTGAGCCTGTCGGGGGCGGTGTTGCACGGGGCGTCCTCGTTCCGGGACGTCCGGACGGCGGATTCGGACCGGGAAGCGCCGTCGAAACCTTCGTCCGGGGAAGGTCCGCCACTGCCCGGCAGTGCTCCGGGAGAGTACGAAAGACCTGGGAGCCAGGACGGGGAACCGTCGGATGCGGCGGAGGAAAGGACTCGGGACCAGCTGGTATCCCCTGGGGAGCTCGGCTCGGCGGTGGGTTCCGCCGGTAAGCGATCCACTTCGGACAGTCGCGACACGATCCGGCGGATGCAGGGCTGAACCCAGCGAAACGACCCAGCGAAACGACCCAACGAAACGACCCAGCGAAACGCGTAGAAATGCACCTCGTTGCATCACTATGCTCAATCCGTGATCTCACTCGCCGAGCTGGAGAAGCTCATGCGACGGGGATGGCCCGCGATTCGGGAGACGACGGTCGACGGTTGGATCGCGCGGCTCTCCGACGGAGTGACGCGGCGGGCCAACTCGGTCCTGCCGGTCCACTGCCCGAACGACCTCGCCGACGCCATCGGCCGCGTCGAGGAGCTGTACCGCGGCCACGGACTGCCGCCCGTGTTCCAGGTCGGCCCCGCCGCGCGTCCCTCCGGTCTGGACTCCGCACTGGCTCGACGGGGATACGAAGTCCGAACGCCGACGATCGTTCAGGTCGCGCCGATCGCGGACGTACTGCGCCGGATTCCACCGCCCCACCGCGAAGTACGGGTGTTGAACCGACCGGACTCGTCCTGGCTGGAGCTGTGGTGGGAGGTGGACGGCCGGGGCGACCCCGATTCGCGGGCGATAGCCCACGAGATACTCACCGGTGGTGAAGCGTTGTACGCGGCGGGCGAGGACCGGCACGGCACCGCCGCGGTGGGACGGCTCGCCCTGGTCGGTTCCTGGGCAGGGGTGTACTGCATGGCGGTCCGGCCCGACGCGCGACGTGGCGGCCACGCGAGCGCGATCCTTCACGGTCTGTTGGAACGTGCCGTCGAGCTGGGAAGCGAGCACGCCTGGCTGCAGGTGACGGCCGACAACCTCGCCGCACGCGACCTCTACGAGCGGGCGGGATTCGTCACGAGGTCGAACTACCACTACCGGGAGCTCACGAAGCCCGTCACCGAAACGGTCCCCGCCCGAACGAGGACGGCGTGAACCGATCGGCACAGCGGCGGGAACGGTGGAGCCCGGAAAACCGGCTCACCCGAATATCGACATTCGAGCCCACTCCATCGCCTCGCTGAAGCTGTTGGTCACCCCGACGGCGTCCAGTTCACTGGCCCACTTGCGCCGCGCGGGGGTGACACGTGCCACATAGAAAACCACGGGCCCCTTGTAGATGTTCTCGTCACGCAGCGCCTGAACGTCCTGCAACCCGGAATCGTCGACACCGTGCCGGTTGATGTCGGAGACGATTATGTCCGGAACTCTGCCACGTATGGCCCGCTTCATCGACTCGAAGTCACTGGCGGTGTCCACCTTCGCCCCCCACTCCCGCAGGGTGGTGACGATCCTTCCGGTGTCGGAGAACTCACCGTTCTTCTCCGCGAAGACGTCGTCCACGACGAGTGCGTACCCACCCTGCATGTCGGTGTGCTCACCCGGCAACCGCTCCTCGGCGTCGGCGATCCCGCCCGGATCGAACTGGAACCGCCGACGTTGCAGGTGCTGCCGTAGGTGATCGAAGCGCGGAGACTCCTTCAACTGACGCAGCGTGGTGGTGAACACTTCATCGGTGACAAGCCTGGGGAAGGACTCCGGAAGCTGCTGCTCCAGTTGCCCGAGGTAATCGCGAAGCACATCACGGTCAACGTTCTCGCCAGGCGATTCGATCTTGTACTTCGTGAAGACGTCCCGCCACGATTCAGGGTTCGTACCGCCCATGTTGATGTCTTCACGAACATCGTGGTATTCGAGGAACTCCTGCACGGGATCCTCGGTGGCGGAGCTGGTGAGCAGTCTGTAGAACGCCGGATAGAAGTGCTGCAGCAGCAGGACTCTGACCAGGATGTCCGCACCGAAGTCCTGCCACTCCTTGTCGAGATGGTACTCGAGCACGAAGCTGTTGATCAGTCTCTTGATGCGTCGCGGATTACGGCCGGTACGCTCGGCGACGAAGTTCAGCACGTGATCGTCGAAAAATCGCGAGGTACCCGATCTCGATGCGTAGCCGTTGACCAGGTCACGCACCTGACGCTGCCCCGGCTGGGGCGAGTGGTAGTTCACCTGGACGATCTTCTCCAGATACCCGGCCGGATGAGCGCCCGCGATGTCCGACTGCTGGATACTGCGATTGAGGGCGGACTGATCACAGCCGATGACGAACACCAGCCCGGGGACGTCCAGATAGAGTTTGATCGCCTCGCAGACGGTCACCACCACATCATGCCGACAACGATCCAGATCATCGACGAAGACAACGATCTGCTTACCCGCCGAGTTCGCCGAGTTCACCCACTCCTGGGCCATCTCCCCGACCGCACCACGAATCTCGTTGCGTGACTTCGGGTCCACCGAAAGCTGCGCCCAGAGCTCGTCGACCAGCCGTCGAAGGCCGAATGTGGTCATCGCGAGGCGGAAACCGATGCGAATCCACCTCGACAACCGCGGGGCTCCGGCAACCCTGTGGTAAGCCCTGCGCACGATGTTCCGGTCGAAACGCAGCAACACGGACTTGATCAGCACTTCCAAGGCGTCGGATCCCGAGGTCCAGGCGTTGAACCAAGCCGTCCGCACTCCTTCCGTCCCCTCCAGTCGAAGCTGCAGCTGTCGCATGAGGCTGCTTTTTCCCATGCCCCAGCCGGCATCGATCGCGAGCGTGAACGGAGTGGAGTCCCGCGAGGAGACGATCAGGTCGGAGAGTCTGTCGGCGGTATCACTGGTACCGAGCAGGTCCGCCCCATTCTCGCTCACCGGCTCGTCGTTGAGAACGACGAAACGGTCGTCCGCCGACGGTTGCACCTCTGTCCTCTCCTAACAGCGATTTCCACCGGTTCCCCGGAGTGATGAGATTCTTCGCGCCGTGTCGCCGTCGAGCGCCCGTCAACGACGGCGAGCCGTGCCGCACCGGTTTTCCGGTTCGCCCCGGCGAGATCTCGACGCACTCATGACCACCACACGGACCGGTAAAACACCCTGACTCGTCGCGAGCGGGCCCCTCGGCCACCTCGGAAACATCCTCGCAGTCGGCACTACCGCTCGTGTCGAGAACGGCGGTTTCCGTGCACGGACTCAATCGCGTTCCGCCGGGCGGTTCAACAGCCCCGGAAACAAGAAACCGCCCCCTGCCCCGTCTTAGCGGGTCAGAGGGCGGTGTTATCGATTGTGCCGGGTAGAGGA
This portion of the Actinopolyspora lacussalsi genome encodes:
- a CDS encoding uncharacterized membrane protein (DUF485 family) (product_source=COG3162; cog=COG3162; pfam=PF04341; superfamily=103473; transmembrane_helix_parts=Inside_1_59,TMhelix_60_82,Outside_83_96,TMhelix_97_119,Inside_120_139) yields the protein MSNTTPPPLRARHGERSEKTHASFGGIEKSAALGGKTGPDFAGIAGSAEFGELRSRLKRFVLPMTVLFLVLYLGYVLLAAYAPDFMGEPVFGNINVGLLFGVGQFVSTLLITTLYVKFAERRVDPEVDKLRETAGGGQP
- a CDS encoding cation/acetate symporter (product_source=KO:K14393; cog=COG4147; ko=KO:K14393; pfam=PF00474; tigrfam=TIGR00813; transmembrane_helix_parts=Outside_1_19,TMhelix_20_39,Inside_40_58,TMhelix_59_81,Outside_82_85,TMhelix_86_108,Inside_109_128,TMhelix_129_151,Outside_152_165,TMhelix_166_188,Inside_189_192,TMhelix_193_215,Outside_216_254,TMhelix_255_277,Inside_278_289,TMhelix_290_312,Outside_313_347,TMhelix_348_370,Inside_371_390,TMhelix_391_410,Outside_411_414,TMhelix_415_437,Inside_438_448,TMhelix_449_471,Outside_472_485,TMhelix_486_508,Inside_509_536) → MNTLAQQQSPLGDTSPVVNISVFAGLILLTLLIAYRASSSGNTSDYFAAGGTFSGAQNGVALSGDFLSAASFLGIAGAIAVHGYDGFLYSIGFLVAWLVNLLLVAERLRNTGRFTMGDVLSFRMRRRPVRAAAAVSTLFITIAYMVAQMAGAGDLVALLLDIHSGAGQALVIAVVGVVMVGYVLIGGMKGTTWVQILKAVMLLLSVALITLFLLGKFGFNFSSLMQRAAENNPLGEGMFAPGAQYGESALTKLDFVSLSMALVLGVAGLPHVLMRFYTVPNSREARRSVVWATWLMSLFYLCTLVIGFGAAALVGTETINNAPGGENSAAPLLAYEIGGTVLLGVISAVAFATILAVVAGLTLTASASFAHDFYANVMRGGKADPASEVRVARITAMVIGVAAILGGILVNGQNIAFLVGLAFAIAASANLSTLVFTLFWKRFNTSGTLWGMYGGLASCLLLMLFSPVFSGSADSVFPSVDFSFFPLSNPGLVSIPMSFLCGVIGTLVRPRSADPEDFDAMKVRSLTGIGSRDVVH
- a CDS encoding signal transduction histidine kinase (product_source=COG0642; cath_funfam=3.30.565.10; cog=COG0642; pfam=PF00672,PF02518,PF08376; smart=SM00304,SM00387; superfamily=55874,58014; transmembrane_helix_parts=Inside_1_338,TMhelix_339_361,Outside_362_1204), whose product is MSAAARRAKREQVRDTRAARNRPGGARRASLRDWRNWRIPVKLGAVVLVPVVFVLALGVFQINDEVSQANRYKEISRLTEARDSIQPLLTGLQTERTRAAELLGEAPGARQEYQKQYAKVTEFVKKAPQVLDNVQKFSPVTSAQFDQLRGQLGKLRELREGVMTGSLRPVDAIGTYNEIISSLLSMERAVINTIDDSRLYSTISALHELSRAEDEIRIQRALVDAALPRSDFTPDLTDALNDSRARLDSRITSFESVANSEPRQAREVVNSDVMQRWLETEDQLMRAIRIDEVRSSLTLDQWNQLSDNLINSTTQVRYELSKQFNQRAYSLYDEASDRAGLTTVIMVAGLIVAAAIIVVMGRNLLRSLDQLRRGALHAADEQLPRAVDRIRHGSSESDVEVDAVPVRTTEEVGQVARAFDEVNRQALYLASEQANLRRGYSDSFVNVSRRSQSLLERQLRLFEQLEHDEDDPDQLATLFRLDHLATRMRRNNENLMVLSGSDMARRFTQPVQLSDVLRAAISEIEHYPRVVVQSPPAARLVGYAGSDLVRLMAELLDNAANFSSPETSVTVSSHQSEDSSLTIDVLDHGIGMGEQELAEANDRLASFDEYDLSTSRRMGLLVIARLAGRHGITVRLHGGDDVDGVRATVRIPPDLVIPDGSAQSTVRSTPEPSPSTIEQRLSAPGQDSSGSTATEQPGQQGDERSRSGDEQHRSGDEQTSAPRANGANANGANRHQILEGGLPRFDLGEPPSLPTQQRGGSPATPTQPPSQSGDRSRPPEQGNSRPQAPTPPSAPVSQPDPPAAAEPVRSASQQWDPQQRAPQQRDPEPSDRFRGLFEPPEGQEYVESTEEDESSGASLHFDDFASEEGPEQRYSDSAPTVVHAIAPRTGSPAMLTDSAPQWFHPSPEDAYHQTSSGQSGTGEWSWPTGEEDNDRRVPHERGALGEKLPGERPSSDGPSNDRPGDRGVPAGTPVPPGSTEETTQHPRVEEPTSESRADPGGFTPSGLPRRTPRGQSNDSGGRSGAAPDGPRAGGNPGSAAGGRGLSWMEEAELEKSSDSAASGFPGGGFPDQGPRHDQSPSTAQHADAPGAEANHQLDGRARQQRDSSSWITRSESPVNESSAWNFETDQAQQEADAAADPQPSDYTSAGLPRRVPKQHLAPGSAPPPSGQSSGAQNTPAPDETRGRLSSFQQGVRRGRHSAGE
- a CDS encoding ribosomal protein S18 acetylase RimI-like enzyme (product_source=COG0456; cath_funfam=3.40.630.30; cog=COG0456; pfam=PF00583; superfamily=55729) is translated as MISLAELEKLMRRGWPAIRETTVDGWIARLSDGVTRRANSVLPVHCPNDLADAIGRVEELYRGHGLPPVFQVGPAARPSGLDSALARRGYEVRTPTIVQVAPIADVLRRIPPPHREVRVLNRPDSSWLELWWEVDGRGDPDSRAIAHEILTGGEALYAAGEDRHGTAAVGRLALVGSWAGVYCMAVRPDARRGGHASAILHGLLERAVELGSEHAWLQVTADNLAARDLYERAGFVTRSNYHYRELTKPVTETVPARTRTA
- a CDS encoding hypothetical protein (product_source=Hypo-rule applied; pfam=PF13576; superfamily=141571); amino-acid sequence: MPINGLEAGDELEEQQQEEQVRRTAQRLICSHLRPDPDASGEPTNPKFWHDISLDLTTATLQDWNLVDCRVHHVRLDRARFLGPAVFDRAEFTGQVRARETVFQHEAWFADTTFRRFVRLDRTEFHAEADFDRAVFEEWLSLSGAVLHGASSFRDVRTADSDREAPSKPSSGEGPPLPGSAPGEYERPGSQDGEPSDAAEERTRDQLVSPGELGSAVGSAGKRSTSDSRDTIRRMQG
- a CDS encoding haloalkane dehalogenase (product_source=KO:K01563; cath_funfam=3.40.50.1820; cog=COG0596; ko=KO:K01563; pfam=PF00561; superfamily=53474), which produces MRVLTTPEEGFAGVVGFEHRPHHVELSDQDGGTLRMAYVAAGPADGPTVLLLHGEPSWSFLYRDVMSVLAEAGIRAIAPDLVGFGRSDKPSEIGDHSYARHVEWLRQFAFDVLDLRELTLVGQDWGGLLGLRLLAEHPDRFSGAVAANTGMPTGDHDMPEVWWRFRRAVEQAETLDVGRLVASGCARPMSPEVRAAYDAPFPDESYKAGPRAMPGLVPTNPDDPATEANRAAWRALAADDTPVLTAFSDSDPITAAMGPVLRKLLPGAAGQRHATIAEAGHFLQEDAGAELGRVVAEFVRRSD
- a CDS encoding hypothetical protein (product_source=COG5468; cog=COG5468; transmembrane_helix_parts=Inside_1_15,TMhelix_16_38,Outside_39_52,TMhelix_53_75,Inside_76_138) produces the protein MSNGTTTARRTPVMPAWTIWVGALVLLLVASLSMWLLLESFGSGSDRDKARLETVKVAGSIVLGTGGGVALLLAARRQRATELSLDQKERAAADARHDATERHAEHRPGAAAGTASAHPPDEPRTTLAARADQRPRGG